In Ferroplasma sp., a single window of DNA contains:
- a CDS encoding L-threonylcarbamoyladenylate synthase yields MTEIIKINSENYLNSINNCAETIKSGGTVVFPTETVYGLGADAFNPDACKKIFVAKKRPADNPLIVHISSMEMLDLVAYIDDDLRDKMKNVWPSPLTLLLKKKDAVPDIVSAGLDTVCIRFPDNRIALDLINASGPIAAPSANISTRPSIVDSETAIKELDGRVDAIIDAGRVKYGVESTIIDCTVKPYRLLRAGAFTVEDIESMIGPVYVDPLARGYSQSKVALTPGLKYRHYAPSKKMFLIENEGDFIRFISSDRSKDFLVLCSEKNSHYASGETLVLGDDIYEVAHNLFYDFRVLDKSGKKYGVIQSFPESGIGFAVMNRIRKASFLIIKDKENIDKIYEVINEA; encoded by the coding sequence ATGACCGAAATAATAAAAATTAACAGTGAAAATTACCTTAATTCAATAAATAACTGCGCTGAAACAATAAAGTCTGGTGGCACTGTTGTGTTTCCAACAGAGACCGTCTACGGCCTCGGTGCTGACGCATTTAACCCGGATGCATGCAAAAAGATATTTGTGGCCAAGAAGAGGCCTGCGGACAATCCCCTAATAGTTCATATATCTAGTATGGAAATGCTGGATCTGGTAGCTTACATAGATGATGATTTAAGGGATAAAATGAAAAATGTATGGCCATCTCCTCTGACACTTCTCCTGAAAAAGAAAGATGCTGTACCTGACATCGTAAGCGCAGGGCTTGACACGGTCTGCATAAGGTTCCCTGACAACAGGATAGCCCTTGACCTGATCAATGCATCAGGCCCAATAGCTGCACCAAGTGCCAATATTTCAACCAGGCCAAGCATAGTTGATTCCGAAACTGCCATAAAGGAGCTTGATGGCAGGGTGGATGCTATCATAGATGCAGGGAGGGTAAAGTACGGGGTAGAATCCACAATCATAGACTGCACCGTGAAACCCTACAGGCTTCTAAGGGCGGGGGCCTTCACAGTTGAGGATATAGAATCAATGATAGGCCCGGTATATGTGGATCCCCTGGCCAGGGGTTACAGCCAGTCAAAGGTTGCACTTACCCCGGGGCTGAAATACAGGCATTATGCTCCATCAAAGAAAATGTTCCTGATAGAGAATGAAGGCGATTTCATCAGGTTTATTTCATCAGACAGATCTAAAGACTTTCTTGTACTCTGCTCTGAAAAAAATTCACATTATGCATCCGGAGAAACCCTGGTGCTGGGAGATGATATCTACGAGGTTGCTCATAATTTATTCTATGATTTCAGGGTCCTTGACAAATCGGGTAAAAAATACGGTGTAATTCAGTCATTCCCAGAGTCAGGCATAGGCTTTGCTGTTATGAACAGGATAAGAAAGGCCAGCTTCCTCATTATAAAGGATAAAGAAAATATAGATAAAATATATGAGGTAATAAATGAAGCTTGA
- a CDS encoding M1 family metallopeptidase, whose amino-acid sequence MQIYSYDLDIDIDSEKYAYSCHEIIHFTGNEEKLILNSVNLNIKKIKVNNSIKNFKEYKQNQEIVVDGIITKDSVAEIDFTGKIPEELQGFYLAKTSSGDMFTTQFESTGARRFFPCIDNPAYKATFDIAVTINKDLDAISNMPVDSTGEKNGKKVVKFMQTPVMSTYLLYLGIGKFDERSVDIPGGKKIILAAQKGHLTESNYPLEIAKKSIEYYEDYFGIEYPLPKEHLIAVPEFAAGAMENWGALTFREIYLNVSSSTGASVKKAVGEVIAHELAHQWFGDLVTMNWWDDLWLNESFATFMSYKAMNQLEPDYDMFADFLVSETAGALEGDSLVNSHPIEVEVKHPDDISQIFDEISYGKGGSILRMINAFVTDDVFREGLHQYLENFKYRNASGSDLWEFISKVSDRPVRKVMESFIQNIGYPVIEIREDNGKLKLNQYRFLLNGKKQNAQWKIPLTMKYTSGIRSQIFDSDSIEIDDARGFIKLNDSETGFYRVMYSDSLYDNIIKNISILDNKDIFGILNDLHAFLLAGKISFGDYLSRTAKFMELADPLIIREISNELFSLYSIYPENRDIVNANMEYLSSRLKVLGERRENENINISLARGVLANRYAIINKGYAEELSRFEKSLNDTDPNMRLAVLTSMAIVHNDAKSMLETLEGFDQDEDRVKVIQAMAMLGGEDNFRTIEEAIKNRKIKMQDSLRYYMLAAANPGAREYIYNNLENIIEGIQNVFAGSGYSSRVIETVVPFIGLNHPDEIQEKLDKINIREISRGIKKGMEYLNIYINFIERMGKN is encoded by the coding sequence ATGCAGATTTATAGTTATGATTTAGATATTGACATAGACAGTGAAAAATATGCCTATTCTTGCCATGAGATAATACACTTCACGGGCAATGAGGAGAAGTTGATACTCAATTCGGTAAATCTGAACATTAAAAAAATCAAGGTTAACAACAGCATAAAAAATTTCAAGGAATATAAGCAGAATCAGGAGATTGTGGTTGACGGGATAATAACAAAAGATTCTGTGGCTGAAATTGATTTCACAGGCAAAATACCTGAGGAGCTTCAGGGATTCTATCTTGCAAAGACCAGCAGTGGCGATATGTTTACAACGCAGTTTGAGTCCACAGGCGCAAGAAGGTTTTTTCCCTGCATAGACAACCCTGCATACAAGGCCACTTTTGATATTGCTGTAACAATCAATAAAGACCTTGATGCCATTTCCAATATGCCGGTTGATTCCACAGGGGAGAAGAATGGCAAAAAGGTGGTAAAATTTATGCAAACTCCGGTAATGTCAACATACCTGCTGTACCTCGGAATCGGAAAATTCGATGAAAGGTCAGTGGACATTCCGGGAGGCAAAAAGATAATACTTGCAGCCCAGAAGGGCCATTTAACAGAATCTAATTATCCCCTGGAAATCGCCAAAAAATCCATAGAGTATTATGAGGATTATTTCGGAATAGAGTATCCCCTTCCAAAGGAACATCTAATAGCCGTGCCGGAATTCGCTGCAGGTGCAATGGAGAACTGGGGAGCATTAACATTCAGGGAAATTTATCTGAATGTATCATCCTCCACAGGCGCGTCTGTGAAAAAAGCTGTTGGGGAGGTAATAGCCCATGAACTTGCACATCAGTGGTTCGGTGACCTGGTTACAATGAACTGGTGGGATGACCTGTGGCTCAATGAAAGCTTTGCAACTTTCATGTCATACAAGGCAATGAACCAGCTCGAGCCCGATTACGATATGTTTGCCGATTTTCTTGTAAGTGAAACTGCAGGAGCACTGGAAGGGGATTCACTAGTAAATTCACATCCCATAGAGGTTGAGGTAAAACACCCTGATGATATTTCCCAGATATTCGATGAAATCAGCTATGGCAAGGGAGGCAGCATACTCAGAATGATAAATGCCTTCGTGACCGATGATGTTTTCAGGGAGGGTCTACACCAGTATCTTGAAAATTTCAAGTACAGGAATGCCTCCGGATCCGACCTCTGGGAATTTATATCCAAGGTATCAGACCGCCCGGTAAGGAAGGTAATGGAATCGTTCATACAGAATATAGGCTACCCTGTAATAGAGATAAGGGAGGATAATGGAAAACTAAAGCTGAACCAGTACAGGTTCCTTCTCAATGGAAAGAAACAGAACGCACAGTGGAAAATACCGCTGACAATGAAATACACATCAGGGATCAGGAGCCAGATATTTGATTCTGACTCAATAGAGATAGATGATGCCAGGGGATTTATCAAACTCAATGACAGTGAAACTGGATTTTATAGGGTTATGTACTCAGATTCATTATATGATAATATAATAAAAAATATATCGATTCTTGACAACAAGGACATATTTGGAATCCTTAACGATTTACATGCATTCCTCCTTGCAGGAAAAATATCATTTGGGGATTATTTATCCAGGACAGCAAAGTTCATGGAACTGGCTGACCCGCTTATTATCAGGGAAATATCAAATGAACTGTTTTCCCTTTATTCCATATATCCAGAAAACAGGGACATAGTTAATGCAAATATGGAATACCTTTCTTCCAGGTTGAAAGTCCTGGGAGAGAGAAGGGAAAATGAAAACATAAATATTTCACTTGCAAGGGGCGTGCTGGCAAACAGGTATGCCATAATAAATAAGGGCTATGCAGAGGAGCTTTCAAGATTTGAGAAATCACTGAACGATACAGACCCCAATATGAGGCTTGCTGTGCTTACATCCATGGCCATAGTGCACAATGATGCGAAATCAATGCTGGAGACTCTGGAAGGATTTGACCAGGACGAGGACAGGGTGAAGGTAATCCAGGCCATGGCCATGCTTGGTGGAGAGGACAATTTCAGAACAATAGAGGAGGCAATAAAAAATAGAAAAATCAAGATGCAGGATTCCCTCAGGTATTATATGCTTGCAGCTGCCAACCCTGGCGCCAGGGAATACATATACAATAACCTGGAAAACATCATAGAAGGCATACAGAACGTTTTTGCAGGTTCCGGATATTCATCAAGGGTCATAGAAACAGTGG